A DNA window from Penaeus vannamei isolate JL-2024 chromosome 5, ASM4276789v1, whole genome shotgun sequence contains the following coding sequences:
- the LOC113818020 gene encoding uncharacterized protein: MRPRAREEDPGYPPGAREGDPGSPSMVRARVGIPRRARKGGTRRMVRARVGIPRRARKGGTRRMRPTARKGGTRRMRPRAREEDPGYPPGAREGDPGSPPMVRARLEKEEPVECARELEKEEPVECARELEKEEPVECTRELEKEESVECARQLEKEESVECARELEKEEPVECARELEKEEPVECARELEKEESVECARELEKEESVECARELEKEEPVECARELEKEESVECARELEKEEPVECARELEKEEPVECARELEKEEPVECAREPEKKTQDIPQEPEKETQEVPQWFELE; encoded by the exons AtgcgcccgagagcccgagaagaagacccaggatatcccccaggagcccgagaaggagacccaggaagtccctcaatGGTTCGAGCTCGAGTAGGAATTCCTCGAAGAGCTCGAAAAGGAGGAACCCGTCGAATGGTTCGAGCTCGAGTAGGAATTCCACGAAGAGCTCGAAAAGGAGGAACCCGTCGAATGCGCCCGACAGCTCGAAAAGGAGGAACCCGTCGAAtgcgcccgagagcccgagaagaagacccaggatatcccccaggagcccgagaaggagacccaggaagtcccccaatgGTTCGAGCTCGA CTCGAAAAGGAGGAACCCGTCGAATGCGCCCGAGAGCTCGAAAAGGAGGAACCCGTCGAATGCGCCCGAGAGCTCGAAAAGGAGGAACCCGTCGAATGCACCCGAGAGCTCGAAAAGGAGGAATCCGTCGAATGCGCCCGACAGCTCGAAAAGGAGGAATCCGTCGAATGCGCCCGAGAGCTCGAAAAGGAGGAACCCGTCGAATGCGCCCGAGAGCTCGAAAAGGAGGAACCCGTCGAATGCGCCCGAGAGCTCGAAAAGGAGGAATCCGTCGAATGCGCCCGAGAGCTCGAAAAGGAGGAATCCGTCGAATGCGCCCGAGAGCTCGAAAAGGAGGAACCCGTCGAATGCGCCCGAGAGCTCGAAAAGGAGGAATCCGTCGAATGCGCCCGAGAGCTCGAAAAGGAGGAACCCGTCGAATGCGCCCGAGAGCTCGAAAAGGAGGAACCCGTCGAATGCGCCCGAGAGCTCGAAAAGGAGGAACCCGTCGAAtgcgcccgagagcccgagaagaagacccaggatatcccccaggagcccgagaaggagacccaggaagtcccccaatgGTTCGAGCTCGAATAG